The following coding sequences lie in one Salmo salar chromosome ssa13, Ssal_v3.1, whole genome shotgun sequence genomic window:
- the vma21 gene encoding vacuolar ATPase assembly integral membrane protein vma21, with protein MDNYNKQSLNSMPGPVPDFRGNDGSLVSVLKTLLFFTIMMITLPIGLYFTSKSYIFEASGYSSNDSYFYAAIVAVIAVHVVLALFVYVAWNEGSGSHQTREGKQD; from the exons ATGGATAACTATAATAAACAATCGTTGAACTCAATGCCAGGTCCCGTTCCAGATTTCAGAGG GAACGATGGATCATTGGTGTCTGTACTGAAGACGCTGCTGTTTTTCACAATCATGATGATAACCCTGCCAATAGGATTATATTTTACATCAAAATCATATATTTTTGAAG CTTCTGGGTATTCCAGCAATGACAGTTATTTCTATGCTGCCATCGTGGCAGTGATAGCTGTCCATGTGGTCTTGGCCCTCTTTGTGTATGTTGCATGGAATGAGGGCTCTGGGTCACATCAGACAAGAGAAGGAAAGCAGGACTAG